In Flavobacterium sp. WV_118_3, one DNA window encodes the following:
- a CDS encoding HAMP domain-containing sensor histidine kinase, whose product MNKTRFLLLIILMSLSLVGIILVQLFWINTSYKNNEEQFKYHVQQVIGSVANKLQQQEYFEFYEKFNKLKDSIGKVPRQSDLLEYFYVKRDPKTNEQIIYSNTIVLEDYNLNRSFFDKRSDSVSLKSFVAKRKTEIYNGNVVDNAATFQKAPMPDVTIEKEGNLDILDKAQFEIYFKDIVGLKPIQERVSKEKLHSMLQNELSQYGVNTPFEFGIYSNMLATKVKSENFNYDKNSTYSIPVFPDNEGQSKYQLLLSFPQKNKFLFSSLVGITTLSIIFTLVIIVAYFSALNQLIRQKQISEIKTDFINNMTHEFKTPIATINLALDAIKNPKIIDDKEKVQRYLQMIRDENKRMHAQVENVLRISKLEKRELEISKEPTDVHSIIEDAIEHVNLIVEDRGGIIKDHLNAKRTTILLNDVHFTNVMVNILDNAIKYSPEAPIIDVTTENVKDFILIKVKDHGAGMSKVAQKRIFEKFYREHTGDLHNVKGHGLGLAYVKRIVDDHNGQIFVESEKGKGSTFIIKMPLIN is encoded by the coding sequence ATGAATAAAACGAGATTCCTCTTATTGATAATCCTAATGAGCCTGTCGTTGGTGGGTATTATTCTGGTACAGTTATTCTGGATTAATACTTCCTACAAGAACAACGAAGAACAATTCAAGTACCACGTACAACAGGTTATCGGAAGTGTAGCGAATAAACTACAACAACAGGAGTACTTTGAGTTCTATGAAAAGTTCAACAAGTTAAAGGATAGTATTGGAAAAGTGCCACGACAAAGCGATTTGTTAGAGTATTTTTATGTGAAACGCGATCCGAAAACCAACGAGCAAATCATTTACTCCAACACCATCGTTTTAGAAGATTACAATTTAAATCGTTCGTTCTTTGATAAAAGATCTGACTCCGTTTCGCTCAAAAGTTTCGTAGCGAAGCGAAAAACAGAAATCTATAATGGAAATGTGGTCGATAATGCCGCAACTTTTCAGAAAGCGCCGATGCCGGATGTAACGATCGAAAAAGAAGGAAATCTCGATATCCTGGATAAAGCCCAGTTTGAGATCTACTTTAAGGATATCGTCGGTTTAAAGCCTATTCAGGAGCGTGTTTCGAAAGAGAAATTGCATAGTATGTTGCAAAACGAACTCAGTCAGTACGGTGTGAATACGCCCTTTGAGTTTGGAATTTACAGCAATATGTTGGCGACCAAAGTAAAATCGGAAAATTTTAATTACGATAAAAACTCAACCTATAGTATTCCGGTGTTTCCGGATAACGAAGGCCAAAGCAAATACCAGCTTTTGTTGAGTTTCCCGCAAAAAAATAAATTCCTTTTTTCGTCATTGGTCGGTATAACCACGCTTTCCATCATCTTTACGTTGGTCATTATTGTAGCCTATTTTAGTGCACTAAACCAGCTAATACGACAAAAACAGATTTCGGAGATCAAAACCGACTTTATCAACAATATGACCCATGAGTTTAAAACACCTATTGCCACGATCAATCTGGCTTTGGATGCGATTAAAAACCCAAAGATCATTGACGATAAAGAAAAAGTACAACGCTACCTGCAAATGATACGGGATGAGAACAAACGAATGCACGCTCAGGTAGAAAATGTACTCCGGATTTCCAAACTCGAAAAACGGGAATTGGAAATCAGCAAAGAACCAACAGACGTTCATTCGATTATAGAAGATGCAATTGAACATGTTAACCTGATTGTGGAAGACCGTGGCGGGATCATTAAAGATCACTTGAATGCCAAAAGAACCACAATATTGTTAAACGACGTACATTTTACGAATGTAATGGTTAACATACTGGATAATGCGATAAAATATTCACCGGAAGCACCGATAATTGATGTGACAACAGAAAATGTCAAGGATTTTATACTGATCAAAGTAAAAGATCACGGAGCGGGAATGAGTAAAGTAGCTCAAAAAAGAATTTTTGAGAAATTTTACCGGGAACATACCGGCGATTTACACAATGTAAAAGGACACGGGCTTGGATTAGCCTATGTAAAGCGAATTGTAGATGACCATAACGGTCAGATATTCGTTGAAAGTGAGAAGGGAAAAGGAAGTACCTTCATTATAAAAATGCCACTAATAAATTAA
- a CDS encoding DUF1015 domain-containing protein — translation MAIIQPFKAVHPTADKVSLVTSRSYDDYGATELAAYLEFNPFSFLHILNPAYVNQQKIGFDKRFKAVAHKYADFKRDGILVQEDKPVLYLYQIESKNHSFIGILAGTSIKDYQDNVIKKHEDTLQYRVDLFKDYLHQTGFNTEPVLITYNSNTALSEWITTKSQERPLLDFSTTNKEKHTLWKIANEKEIQWLQEQFKSIGDLYIADGHHRSASAELLYQQDKNSGNQNLDYFMSYLIADTNVKIYEYNRLIRDLNGFSKEDFIKKLADNFVIKSKKQELWKPKHKFEFGMYLDNDFYSLKLKEENFIFDDALSGLDAQILYKTVLQPILGIDDLRTDDRIAYVPGTKSITTIKEQVDNGEFEVGFMLFPITIKEIKDLADANLIMPPKSTFIEPKFRSGLVVYEI, via the coding sequence ATGGCTATAATACAACCTTTTAAAGCGGTTCATCCTACGGCAGACAAAGTAAGTCTGGTAACTTCCCGTTCGTACGACGATTACGGGGCTACCGAGCTGGCTGCTTATCTGGAGTTTAATCCGTTTTCCTTTTTGCATATTTTAAATCCGGCCTATGTGAACCAGCAAAAAATTGGTTTTGACAAACGCTTTAAAGCGGTGGCGCATAAATATGCCGATTTTAAAAGGGACGGCATTCTGGTTCAGGAAGACAAACCGGTATTGTATCTGTATCAGATCGAATCCAAAAATCATTCGTTTATCGGAATTCTGGCCGGAACATCCATCAAGGATTATCAGGATAACGTGATCAAAAAACACGAAGATACGCTACAGTATCGCGTGGATTTGTTTAAAGATTATTTGCATCAAACCGGTTTTAATACCGAACCTGTATTGATCACCTATAATAGCAATACGGCTTTAAGCGAATGGATCACGACTAAATCGCAGGAACGTCCGCTATTGGATTTTTCTACGACGAATAAAGAAAAACATACGCTCTGGAAGATTGCAAACGAAAAAGAGATCCAATGGCTGCAGGAACAATTTAAAAGCATTGGCGATTTGTATATTGCCGACGGCCATCACCGTTCGGCATCGGCAGAATTATTATACCAACAGGATAAAAATTCCGGAAATCAGAATCTGGATTATTTTATGAGTTATCTGATTGCCGATACCAATGTGAAAATTTACGAATACAACCGATTGATCCGCGATTTGAATGGTTTTTCCAAAGAGGATTTTATCAAAAAACTGGCCGATAACTTTGTGATCAAAAGCAAAAAACAGGAATTGTGGAAACCAAAGCATAAATTTGAGTTTGGTATGTATCTGGATAACGATTTTTATTCTTTAAAACTTAAAGAAGAAAACTTTATCTTTGATGATGCCTTGTCCGGGTTAGATGCTCAGATTCTTTACAAAACGGTTTTACAACCGATACTAGGTATTGACGATTTACGAACGGACGACAGAATTGCATATGTTCCCGGTACAAAATCCATTACAACCATCAAAGAACAGGTCGATAATGGCGAATTTGAAGTTGGTTTTATGCTCTTCCCGATTACAATTAAAGAAATTAAGGATCTGGCCGATGCCAATTTGATCATGCCACCAAAAAGCACCTTTATCGAACCGAAGTTCAGAAGCGGTCTTGTGGTTTATGAAATTTAA
- a CDS encoding YggS family pyridoxal phosphate-dependent enzyme, with the protein MTIRENLTAIQAGLPEQVTLVAVSKTKPVSDLMEAYEAGQRIFGENKIQEMTDKWEQMPKDIQWHMIGHVQTNKVKYMAPYVSLIHGVDSLKLLQEINRQAQKNNRVIDCLLQIYIAEEESKFGLDENELKTLLTSDALQDLQNVRIKGLMGMATFTDSKAQIKKEFSRLKAIFDTYKNNKTQTTDLSILSMGMSGDYAIAIDCGSTMVRIGSSIFGSR; encoded by the coding sequence ATGACAATACGTGAAAATCTTACAGCAATACAAGCAGGCTTACCGGAACAGGTTACACTGGTAGCCGTTTCCAAAACCAAACCCGTTTCCGATTTAATGGAAGCCTATGAAGCCGGTCAGCGTATTTTCGGGGAAAATAAGATCCAGGAAATGACCGACAAATGGGAACAAATGCCCAAGGATATCCAATGGCATATGATTGGCCATGTTCAGACCAATAAAGTGAAATATATGGCGCCATATGTGAGCCTGATTCACGGTGTGGACAGTTTAAAACTACTACAGGAAATTAACAGGCAGGCGCAAAAAAACAATCGGGTTATCGATTGTCTGCTGCAAATATATATAGCCGAAGAAGAAAGCAAATTCGGATTGGATGAAAACGAATTAAAAACATTGCTCACTTCCGATGCTTTACAGGACTTGCAAAACGTGCGAATTAAAGGTTTAATGGGAATGGCAACCTTTACCGATAGTAAAGCGCAAATTAAAAAAGAATTTAGCCGTTTAAAAGCTATCTTTGACACGTATAAAAATAATAAGACCCAAACTACTGACCTTTCCATTTTATCGATGGGCATGTCGGGCGATTATGCTATTGCTATCGACTGCGGCAGTACAATGGTACGGATCGGAAGCAGTATTTTTGGCTCCCGCTAA
- a CDS encoding mechanosensitive ion channel domain-containing protein, whose product MIQRILQDTETLVHFAIICGLTLLFSYFANLYLKRLIFKKSNIIDSDPTNYVFFKHFATAIIYLFGFGWALLTLPIAKTYGHSLLAGAGVTTLIAGFASQQALSNIVGGIFILIFKPFRVNDYIEFQGKSGRVLEVNLHDTIILDDTQNRIIIPNTLLSNGIITNIKKQP is encoded by the coding sequence ATGATCCAAAGGATACTTCAGGATACGGAAACGTTGGTGCATTTCGCAATTATTTGCGGACTGACACTGCTATTCTCGTATTTTGCCAATTTGTATCTAAAGCGACTGATTTTCAAAAAATCCAACATCATAGACAGCGATCCGACGAATTATGTTTTTTTTAAACATTTTGCGACCGCTATCATTTATTTATTCGGATTTGGATGGGCCTTGCTCACCTTACCGATCGCCAAAACCTACGGTCACTCGCTACTCGCCGGTGCCGGTGTCACCACCTTAATCGCCGGATTCGCCTCACAACAGGCGTTGAGTAATATCGTGGGCGGCATTTTTATCCTGATTTTCAAACCGTTCCGCGTGAACGATTATATCGAATTTCAGGGCAAATCGGGACGTGTATTGGAAGTAAACCTACACGACACCATTATTCTGGACGATACCCAAAATAGAATCATCATCCCGAATACGTTACTATCAAACGGAATTATAACAAACATTAAAAAACAACCATAA
- the miaA gene encoding tRNA (adenosine(37)-N6)-dimethylallyltransferase MiaA — protein MANYLITIIGPTAIGKTALSIELARHFKCDILSCDSRQFFKEMTIGTAVPLEAELAAAPHHFIQHISVFDPYTVGDFEREAITKLDELFAKNNVQIMVGGSGLYVDAILKGFDDFPDIDPSVRENIRKNYENSGITYLQEQLERLDPEYYRKISCENPQTLQNPQRMMRFVEVSLGSGKPYSSFLNQKKNARNFIPVVIGLEAAREVMYDRINRRVDLMLDAGLLEEAQLLYPNKTLNALQTVGYRELFSYFDGDYTLDFAIEEIKKNTRRFAKRQITWFKRTENTRWFDYNTPVAQIIAYADQQTQNT, from the coding sequence ATGGCTAATTATTTGATCACCATTATAGGCCCGACCGCTATTGGCAAGACGGCTTTAAGTATTGAACTCGCCCGACACTTTAAATGCGATATCCTTTCCTGTGACAGTCGTCAGTTTTTTAAAGAAATGACTATCGGTACCGCGGTTCCATTAGAAGCCGAACTTGCCGCAGCACCGCATCATTTTATCCAGCATATTTCGGTTTTCGATCCGTATACGGTTGGCGATTTCGAAAGAGAAGCCATAACAAAACTCGACGAACTGTTTGCTAAAAATAATGTGCAGATTATGGTGGGCGGTTCCGGTTTGTATGTAGATGCTATTTTAAAAGGTTTTGACGATTTTCCGGACATCGATCCATCGGTACGGGAAAACATTCGGAAAAATTACGAAAACAGCGGTATTACCTACCTTCAGGAGCAACTCGAACGACTTGATCCGGAATATTATCGTAAAATCAGTTGCGAAAATCCGCAAACACTACAAAATCCACAGCGTATGATGCGCTTTGTGGAAGTTAGCCTGGGTAGCGGAAAACCGTATTCGTCCTTTCTGAATCAGAAAAAAAATGCACGCAATTTTATTCCGGTCGTTATCGGACTGGAAGCCGCGCGCGAGGTGATGTACGACCGTATCAATCGTCGTGTGGATCTGATGTTGGACGCCGGTTTGCTTGAAGAAGCCCAATTGCTTTATCCCAATAAAACGTTAAACGCCTTACAAACCGTCGGTTATCGGGAATTATTTAGTTATTTTGATGGAGATTACACGCTCGATTTTGCCATCGAAGAGATTAAAAAGAATACACGCCGTTTTGCCAAACGGCAGATTACCTGGTTTAAACGTACCGAAAACACTCGATGGTTCGATTATAATACTCCCGTTGCGCAGATTATTGCGTATGCGGATCAACAAACCCAAAATACATAA
- a CDS encoding 3-hydroxybutyryl-CoA dehydrogenase — MKNIAVIGAGTMGNGIAHTFAQSGFKVLLIDISEKSLEKGMATIVGNLDRMIAKGTITEADKKATIENIITYTDIADGVVNADLVVEAATENVTLKLNIFKQLSEVCNENTILASNTSSISITQIASVVKNPARVIGMHFMNPVPIMKLVEIIRGYNTTDEVTKTIMDLSVKLGKTPVEVNDYPGFVANRILMPMINESIETLYNGVAGVSEIDTVMKLGMAHPMGPLQLADFIGLDVCLSILNVMYDGFKNPKYAPCPLLVNMVMAGKLGVKSGEGFYDYSESKKAEKVAKMFA, encoded by the coding sequence ATGAAAAACATAGCTGTAATCGGAGCCGGTACCATGGGCAACGGAATTGCGCATACTTTTGCACAAAGCGGTTTTAAAGTATTATTAATCGATATTTCCGAAAAATCATTGGAAAAAGGAATGGCAACTATCGTTGGTAACCTGGATCGTATGATTGCCAAAGGAACCATTACCGAAGCCGACAAAAAAGCGACTATCGAAAACATTATCACTTATACCGACATTGCAGACGGTGTGGTAAATGCCGACTTAGTAGTTGAGGCAGCTACGGAAAATGTGACGTTAAAACTGAACATTTTCAAACAATTAAGCGAGGTTTGTAACGAAAATACGATTTTAGCTTCCAACACCTCTTCTATTTCCATTACGCAGATTGCCTCTGTGGTGAAAAACCCGGCACGTGTTATCGGAATGCACTTTATGAACCCGGTGCCGATTATGAAATTGGTTGAAATTATCCGCGGTTATAATACAACCGACGAAGTAACCAAAACGATTATGGACTTGTCTGTAAAACTTGGTAAAACACCAGTAGAAGTAAACGATTACCCTGGATTTGTAGCCAATCGTATTTTAATGCCAATGATCAACGAATCTATCGAGACCTTATACAATGGCGTAGCCGGAGTATCCGAAATCGATACGGTTATGAAACTGGGAATGGCACATCCGATGGGACCATTACAATTGGCCGATTTTATTGGATTGGACGTATGTCTTTCGATCCTGAATGTAATGTACGACGGATTTAAAAACCCTAAATACGCACCTTGTCCGTTATTGGTCAACATGGTAATGGCCGGAAAACTGGGCGTAAAATCCGGTGAAGGTTTCTACGATTATTCCGAAAGCAAAAAAGCAGAGAAAGTTGCGAAAATGTTCGCTTAA
- a CDS encoding exonuclease domain-containing protein — MYAILDIETTGGQYNEEGITEIAIYRFDGHEVVDQFISLVNPEIPIQPFVVKLTGINNAMLRSAPKFYEVAKRIIEITQDCIIVAHNAAFDYRVLRMEFRRLGYEFNRNTLCTVELSKKLIPDQPSYSLGKLVRSLGIPIADRHRATGDAMATVKLFKMLLSKDLKKEIVTTFIKKEIKSGMSPKLLDIVEGIPSKTGIYYIHREDGTIIYIGKSKNIKKRVNQHFTGTSRKAKKIQNEVYAVTFEETGSELIALLKESEEIKINKPIYNRAQRKTIFPWALYVEKDSEGYLSLRLAKADGRKKEITSFVTVVEGKNFLHKITAEYQLCQKINGLYDTKKGCFQYDIKQCNGACIGKERAAEYNVRVQDFIDNYQFQNQNMVIVDRGRSIDERTAILVENGIYKGYCFYDLNYQINNIDILKKIIIPMENNRDTRNIIQNYLRKKKVNKVVTF, encoded by the coding sequence TTGTACGCTATACTTGACATAGAAACAACAGGAGGACAATATAACGAAGAAGGCATTACCGAAATTGCCATCTATCGTTTCGACGGCCATGAAGTGGTCGATCAGTTTATTAGTCTGGTTAACCCTGAAATTCCCATACAACCGTTTGTAGTTAAACTGACCGGTATTAATAATGCCATGCTACGTTCGGCTCCTAAATTTTATGAAGTCGCCAAACGTATCATCGAAATTACACAGGATTGTATTATCGTGGCGCACAATGCGGCTTTCGATTATCGCGTACTCCGTATGGAATTCCGACGATTGGGTTATGAATTCAACCGTAATACGCTGTGTACGGTAGAGTTATCTAAAAAACTAATTCCCGATCAGCCTTCCTATAGCCTTGGAAAACTCGTTCGTAGTCTTGGCATTCCAATCGCCGACCGTCATCGTGCGACCGGCGATGCGATGGCCACCGTAAAGCTGTTTAAAATGCTTTTGTCCAAGGATCTTAAAAAGGAAATCGTCACGACTTTTATCAAAAAGGAAATCAAATCCGGGATGTCGCCAAAATTGCTGGACATTGTGGAAGGTATTCCATCCAAAACCGGCATTTACTACATCCATCGTGAAGACGGAACCATTATTTATATCGGCAAAAGCAAAAACATTAAAAAACGCGTTAACCAGCATTTTACAGGAACTTCCCGTAAGGCTAAAAAAATACAAAACGAGGTTTACGCCGTCACTTTTGAAGAAACCGGTAGCGAATTGATTGCGCTTTTAAAAGAAAGCGAAGAAATCAAGATCAACAAACCGATTTATAACCGTGCACAACGCAAAACCATCTTTCCGTGGGCTTTATATGTTGAAAAAGACAGCGAAGGTTATTTGAGTCTTCGTCTGGCAAAAGCCGATGGTCGCAAAAAAGAAATTACCTCTTTTGTAACCGTTGTGGAAGGTAAAAACTTCCTGCATAAGATTACCGCCGAATACCAATTGTGTCAGAAGATCAACGGTTTGTACGATACCAAAAAAGGTTGTTTTCAATACGATATCAAACAATGTAACGGTGCCTGCATCGGTAAAGAAAGGGCTGCAGAGTACAATGTACGCGTACAGGATTTTATCGACAACTATCAGTTTCAGAACCAGAATATGGTTATTGTGGATCGCGGTCGCAGTATCGACGAACGAACGGCCATATTGGTGGAAAATGGCATCTATAAAGGCTATTGTTTTTACGATCTGAATTACCAGATCAACAACATCGATATTCTAAAAAAGATCATTATCCCGATGGAAAACAACCGGGATACCCGCAATATTATTCAGAATTACCTGCGGAAGAAAAAAGTCAACAAAGTAGTAACGTTTTAA
- a CDS encoding response regulator transcription factor: MDTTNKKILLVEDDPNFGAVLKDYLLINDFEVTLAKNGMEGFEKFKKDNFDLCILDVMMPYKDGYTLAREIREKNKEVPIIFLTAKSMKEDVLKGYKVGADDYLNKPFDSEVLLMKIKAIIQRKASEVKTDNTKFEFQIGKFHLNSKLRFLSFQNEEPIKLSPKENELLKMLALHENDLMPRELALTKIWRDDNYFTSRSMDVYIAKLRKYLKQDEDVEILNIHGEGFRLVIKNKVTE; the protein is encoded by the coding sequence ATGGATACGACTAACAAAAAAATTCTTTTAGTAGAAGATGACCCCAATTTTGGAGCAGTGCTCAAAGATTACCTTTTAATAAATGATTTTGAAGTTACTTTAGCCAAAAACGGAATGGAAGGTTTCGAAAAATTCAAAAAAGACAACTTCGATTTATGTATTTTGGACGTAATGATGCCTTACAAAGATGGTTATACCTTAGCGAGAGAAATCCGTGAAAAAAATAAAGAAGTGCCGATTATCTTTTTAACGGCCAAATCAATGAAAGAAGACGTTTTAAAAGGCTATAAAGTAGGTGCAGATGATTATTTGAACAAACCTTTTGACTCGGAAGTATTATTGATGAAGATCAAAGCGATCATTCAACGTAAAGCATCTGAAGTAAAAACAGACAATACAAAATTTGAATTCCAGATTGGTAAATTCCACCTGAACTCCAAATTGCGATTCCTTTCGTTCCAGAATGAGGAGCCGATCAAATTGTCACCTAAAGAAAATGAATTGCTAAAAATGCTGGCCTTACATGAAAATGATTTGATGCCAAGAGAATTAGCATTAACCAAAATCTGGAGAGACGACAACTACTTTACCTCAAGAAGTATGGACGTTTATATCGCCAAATTGCGTAAATACCTGAAACAGGATGAGGATGTTGAAATCCTGAACATCCACGGAGAAGGTTTCCGTTTGGTAATTAAAAATAAAGTTACAGAATAA
- a CDS encoding ion transporter, with translation MKALKTKYDLFKQKTYIVIYGSNTFAGRLFDLALLGVILLSVLLVMLESIEKLDAKYHTFIVVSEWIITVFFSIEYALRILCNKRPLQYVFSFYGIVDLISILPMYLSFFVPGSRMLSVIRALRLLRLFGILNLVHFTGQESQLKLAIKASRTKIIVFIYFILVVSILLGAIMYVIEGPESGFTSIPVSIYWCIVTLTTVGYGDIAPVTTLGQVIAAFIMIMGYGIIAVPTGIVTAEFANAKRNAPDMDGKRKCPSCTTIIYNEDSRYCHHCGEKLTNG, from the coding sequence TTGAAAGCTTTAAAAACCAAATACGATCTTTTTAAACAAAAAACGTATATTGTTATTTATGGTTCCAATACGTTTGCCGGGCGTCTTTTCGATTTGGCCTTACTGGGCGTTATCCTACTGAGTGTCTTGCTGGTTATGCTCGAATCGATCGAAAAACTCGATGCGAAATACCACACCTTTATTGTGGTTTCGGAATGGATTATTACGGTATTTTTCAGTATCGAATATGCCCTCCGAATCCTTTGTAACAAGCGTCCGCTGCAATATGTTTTTAGTTTCTACGGTATCGTGGATCTTATTTCCATCTTACCGATGTATTTGTCTTTTTTTGTCCCCGGGTCACGAATGCTGTCTGTTATCAGGGCCTTGCGACTACTCCGTTTGTTTGGCATTCTGAATCTGGTGCATTTTACCGGACAGGAATCTCAACTGAAACTGGCTATTAAAGCCAGTCGGACCAAAATCATCGTATTTATCTACTTTATATTGGTCGTTTCCATTTTACTTGGTGCGATTATGTATGTTATCGAAGGGCCGGAAAGTGGCTTTACCAGTATTCCGGTAAGTATTTACTGGTGTATCGTTACTCTCACAACCGTAGGCTATGGCGATATTGCACCGGTGACCACTTTAGGTCAGGTTATTGCAGCTTTTATTATGATTATGGGTTACGGCATCATTGCGGTTCCAACCGGTATCGTAACAGCCGAGTTTGCCAATGCCAAACGAAATGCTCCCGATATGGACGGAAAACGAAAGTGTCCATCCTGTACAACTATCATTTATAACGAAGATTCCAGATATTGCCATCATTGTGGCGAAAAATTAACAAATGGCTAA
- a CDS encoding acyl-ACP thioesterase domain-containing protein, producing MPISPDFTSVYEHEWEINFTQCTPFGYLKYVDLCNILQLTAAEHSIHGGLSFNDMQQHDQAWVLSRIRVEITDVLPKWMDKVTVKTWIEDLQGSRSIRNIEMYLNGKKVAGASTFWAVFNTKIRKAEALALPHEHFEKYPEWHATEQHFSKINVSRDTETVDNRNVVLSDLDIVNHVNNVKYLEWCLDTLDVKAVLKQEIKSFEMNFLRELNLNDAISIHKTPEVKPTYFSVTKADKTCFALQLDWK from the coding sequence ATGCCTATATCGCCTGATTTTACTTCCGTTTACGAACACGAATGGGAAATTAATTTTACACAATGCACTCCTTTTGGTTACCTGAAATATGTTGATTTGTGCAATATATTACAATTGACAGCAGCAGAACATTCCATTCACGGTGGATTGAGTTTTAATGATATGCAACAACACGATCAGGCCTGGGTTTTGAGTCGTATTCGTGTAGAAATAACCGACGTTCTTCCCAAATGGATGGACAAAGTAACGGTTAAAACCTGGATCGAAGACCTACAGGGTTCGCGTTCCATCCGAAATATCGAAATGTATCTGAATGGAAAAAAAGTAGCCGGAGCTTCTACTTTTTGGGCTGTTTTTAATACTAAAATCAGAAAAGCCGAGGCCTTGGCCTTACCACATGAACATTTTGAAAAATATCCGGAATGGCATGCCACCGAACAGCACTTTTCTAAAATTAATGTTTCCCGCGATACAGAAACAGTAGACAACCGAAATGTGGTATTGTCTGATCTGGACATTGTGAATCATGTTAACAATGTAAAATACCTGGAATGGTGTTTGGATACGCTCGATGTCAAAGCTGTCTTAAAACAGGAAATCAAAAGTTTTGAAATGAATTTTTTACGGGAACTGAACCTGAATGATGCGATTTCAATTCATAAAACACCGGAAGTGAAACCAACTTATTTTTCGGTTACTAAAGCCGATAAAACCTGTTTTGCGTTACAACTGGATTGGAAATAA
- a CDS encoding Gfo/Idh/MocA family oxidoreductase, which translates to MLKVGVLGAGHLGKIHLRLLNQSEKYELVGFYDPNTDNAEKVAQEFGYQKFDSITALIQAVDVVDIVTPTLSHFDCAKEAIENGKHIFLEKPIANTVDEAREIIALAAKHQVKGQVGHVERFNPAFKAVKDKIENPMFIETHRLAEFNPRGTDVPVVLDLMIHDIDAILSVVQSKVKNISASGVSVISDSPDIANARIEFENGCVANVTSSRISMKSMRKARFFQKDAYISVDYLDKICEVVKMKDAPEVPGDFDMILQNAEGVKKQIYYDNPSVEQNNAILDELETFADAINNNTTPIVTLEDGTEALRVAHQIIDCFKK; encoded by the coding sequence ATGCTAAAAGTTGGCGTATTAGGTGCCGGCCACCTTGGAAAAATACATTTACGATTACTCAATCAATCTGAAAAATATGAATTAGTAGGGTTTTACGACCCGAATACCGATAATGCCGAAAAAGTGGCTCAGGAATTTGGTTACCAAAAATTCGACTCCATAACCGCGCTGATTCAGGCTGTTGACGTGGTTGATATTGTAACCCCTACCCTTTCCCATTTCGATTGTGCCAAAGAAGCCATCGAAAACGGAAAACACATATTCCTTGAAAAACCCATCGCTAACACGGTCGATGAGGCCCGTGAAATCATAGCCTTGGCCGCCAAACATCAGGTAAAAGGTCAGGTAGGCCATGTGGAACGTTTTAACCCGGCGTTTAAAGCAGTAAAAGACAAAATCGAAAATCCGATGTTTATCGAAACGCACCGTCTGGCGGAGTTTAATCCCCGTGGTACCGATGTTCCGGTAGTGTTGGATCTGATGATTCATGATATCGACGCTATTCTGAGTGTGGTACAATCCAAAGTCAAAAATATTAGCGCCAGCGGTGTTTCGGTGATCAGCGATTCTCCGGATATTGCCAACGCCCGAATTGAATTCGAAAACGGTTGTGTGGCTAATGTAACCTCCAGTCGGATTTCGATGAAAAGCATGCGTAAAGCCCGTTTTTTCCAGAAAGATGCCTATATTTCGGTGGATTACCTTGACAAAATCTGTGAAGTGGTAAAAATGAAAGACGCTCCGGAAGTACCGGGTGATTTCGATATGATCCTGCAAAATGCCGAAGGTGTCAAAAAACAAATCTATTACGATAATCCAAGTGTAGAACAAAACAATGCGATTCTGGACGAACTGGAGACTTTTGCCGATGCCATCAACAACAATACAACACCAATTGTAACGTTGGAAGACGGAACAGAAGCACTTCGGGTGGCACATCAGATTATCGACTGTTTTAAAAAATAA